The following proteins are encoded in a genomic region of Pirellulales bacterium:
- a CDS encoding 2-phosphosulfolactate phosphatase, with amino-acid sequence MYSTLSVHFLPALTTPEELAAGVVVVIDVLRATTTITTALAAGAREVIACAEVEQARHKAAELGRHRQASAKALVAAAAELSGATATTVAPAIHSAKSEPLLGGERGGLPIDGFDLGNSPCEYTPQVVAGRTIVFTTTNGTQALVACSTSRRVLIGSFVNFSAVLNELTGDLPMHLLCAGTRGRITREDVLFAGSLVEQLAGRIVEEEALNDEARIARDVWRQAMGKVRPPDRRANQRLVEVLKETQGGSNLLGVGLARDIADAAQVDRYDFVPVFDPDGWRIVRSPS; translated from the coding sequence ATGTATAGCACTTTATCCGTTCACTTTCTGCCGGCCCTGACAACTCCTGAGGAGTTGGCCGCCGGTGTCGTGGTGGTGATTGATGTGTTGCGCGCCACGACTACCATCACGACGGCTTTGGCTGCCGGCGCGCGCGAAGTGATTGCCTGTGCCGAAGTGGAGCAAGCGCGGCACAAAGCTGCGGAATTGGGTCGGCATCGCCAGGCCTCGGCCAAAGCGCTGGTGGCCGCGGCAGCAGAACTCAGCGGCGCCACTGCAACCACGGTAGCGCCAGCCATTCACAGTGCGAAATCCGAACCGTTGCTGGGAGGCGAACGGGGTGGATTACCCATCGACGGTTTCGATTTGGGCAATTCTCCCTGCGAATATACGCCGCAAGTGGTTGCCGGCCGAACCATCGTGTTCACGACCACCAACGGCACGCAGGCGCTGGTGGCGTGCAGCACTTCGCGGCGCGTGTTGATTGGCTCCTTCGTGAATTTTTCCGCGGTGCTGAATGAACTGACCGGCGATTTGCCCATGCACTTGCTGTGCGCGGGCACCCGTGGCCGAATCACGCGGGAAGACGTGCTGTTTGCTGGATCGCTGGTCGAACAACTGGCCGGCCGAATTGTCGAGGAAGAGGCCCTGAACGACGAAGCCCGCATCGCCCGCGATGTGTGGCGCCAGGCCATGGGAAAGGTTCGTCCCCCCGACCGCCGCGCGAACCAACGCCTGGTTGAAGTGCTCAAAGAAACTCAGGGCGGGAGCAATCTCCTCGGCGTTGGGCTGGCGCGCGATATTGCCGATGCGGCGCAAGTCGATCGCTACGATTTTGTGCCGGTATTCGATCCTGACGGGTGGCGCATTGTCAGGTCGCCGTCATAA
- the ubiE gene encoding bifunctional demethylmenaquinone methyltransferase/2-methoxy-6-polyprenyl-1,4-benzoquinol methylase UbiE has protein sequence MAVDKSESRVRRMFAEIAPRYDFLNHLLSFGIDRYWRWQTVRRVPMAGDAPLLDLCTGTGDLALAYARRMSAAGHIIGSDFCHEMLAIGREKGTRAGCDGRLTFVEADAQRLPFPDNQFQIVCVAFGLRNITNTDVGLREMVRVCQPSGRVAVLEFSMPRRQPVRGLYRWFFRRVLPKVGQAVSHSTSQAYNYLPESVGEFPDGEALSARMKAAGLSGVQFWPLTCGIATLYVGVKSEDRGVRGAE, from the coding sequence ATGGCGGTTGATAAATCGGAAAGTCGGGTGCGGCGGATGTTTGCGGAAATTGCGCCCCGCTACGATTTTCTCAACCATTTGCTCTCGTTCGGCATCGATCGGTATTGGCGGTGGCAAACCGTCCGCCGGGTGCCGATGGCGGGCGATGCGCCGCTGCTGGATTTATGCACTGGCACCGGCGATTTGGCCCTGGCTTATGCGCGCCGCATGTCTGCGGCGGGGCACATTATTGGGTCCGATTTCTGCCACGAAATGTTGGCCATTGGCCGCGAAAAGGGAACCCGTGCCGGATGCGATGGCCGGTTGACTTTTGTCGAAGCCGATGCCCAACGGTTGCCGTTTCCGGACAATCAATTTCAAATTGTATGCGTGGCCTTCGGCCTGCGGAATATCACCAACACCGATGTGGGATTGCGCGAAATGGTGCGGGTGTGCCAGCCCAGCGGCCGTGTGGCCGTGCTGGAATTTTCGATGCCCCGGAGGCAGCCCGTCCGCGGACTATATCGCTGGTTTTTCCGACGCGTGCTGCCGAAAGTAGGCCAGGCGGTATCCCACAGCACGTCGCAAGCCTACAATTATTTGCCAGAAAGCGTGGGCGAATTTCCCGATGGCGAAGCTTTGTCCGCGCGCATGAAAGCGGCCGGATTGAGCGGCGTGCAATTCTGGCCGTTGACGTGCGGCATCGCCACGCTGTATGTGGGAGTGAAATCAGAGGAT